From Gordonia crocea, the proteins below share one genomic window:
- the topA gene encoding type I DNA topoisomerase — MAKTDTASPIRRLVIVESPTKARKIAGYLGANYVVESSRGHIRDLPRGAADVPAKYKGQPWARLGVNVDDNFEPLYVVSADKKSTVSELKSLLKDVDELYLATDGDREGEAIAWHLMETLKPKVPVKRMVFHEITESAIRAAAETPRELDIDLVDAQETRRILDRLYGYEVSPVLWKKVMPKLSAGRVQSVATRIIVDRERERMAFVSADYWDIAATLDAGAEASPRTFASRLVSVDGQRVAVGRDFGSDGALRKADGVVVLDEARARALAAGLDKAMLSVASVEEKPYTRRPYAPFMTSTLQQEAGRKLRFTSDRTMRIAQRLYENGYITYMRTDSTTLSESAITAARSQARELYGDSYVHPSPRQYNRKVKNAQEAHEAIRPAGDTFRTPGQVASALNADEFKLYELIWQRTVASQMADAKGTTMSVRITGTATGGEQVAFSSSGRTITFPGFLSAYVETVDEQVGGQADDEERRLPHLTEGQTLTAAELSADGHSTNPPARYTEASLVKVLEDLGIGRPSTYASIIGTIQDRGYVVKKGSALVPSWVAFAVVGLLEGYFESLVDYDFTASLEDDLDQIAAGEANRTQWLTEFYFGDDGQTDGSKGDVAHAGGLKKLVGVNLEEIDARTVNSIHLFDDSAGRPVYVRVGRFGPYLERTVSETGAAEPELQRANLPADMTPDELTLEVAEKLFATPQEGRTLGVDPATGHEIVVKEGRFGPYVTEVLPEEDEGDDGQTPALTVPAGPTPLDGGEAPIPLDGGEAPIPLDEAGSTKTATKPAKKTAAKKAAAKKAGPKPRTGSLFKTMDIATVTLEDALRLLSLPRVVGVDPATNEEITAQNGRYGPYLKKGADSRSLATEDQLFEITLDEALKIYAEPKRRGRAAAAPPLRELGADSVSEKPMVIKDGRFGPYVTDGETNASLRKGDEVATITPERAMELLADRRARGPAKKTAKKAAKKAPAKKAAKKTAAKKAPAKKAAAKKSTAKPTDGQ; from the coding sequence GTGGCTAAGACCGACACCGCATCGCCGATTCGGCGACTCGTCATCGTCGAGTCGCCGACCAAGGCGCGCAAGATTGCGGGTTACCTGGGCGCGAATTACGTCGTCGAGTCGTCGCGCGGCCACATCCGCGACCTGCCGCGCGGTGCCGCCGACGTGCCGGCCAAGTACAAGGGCCAGCCGTGGGCGCGACTGGGTGTCAACGTCGACGACAACTTCGAGCCCCTCTACGTCGTCTCGGCCGACAAGAAGTCCACCGTCAGTGAACTCAAGTCCCTCCTCAAGGACGTCGACGAGCTCTACCTCGCCACCGACGGTGACCGCGAAGGCGAGGCCATCGCCTGGCACCTGATGGAGACGCTCAAGCCCAAGGTGCCGGTCAAACGGATGGTGTTCCACGAGATCACCGAGTCGGCCATCCGGGCGGCTGCGGAAACCCCGCGCGAACTCGACATCGACCTGGTTGACGCCCAGGAGACCCGCCGCATCCTCGACCGCCTCTACGGCTACGAGGTGTCGCCGGTGCTGTGGAAGAAGGTCATGCCGAAGCTGTCGGCGGGCCGCGTGCAGTCGGTGGCCACCCGGATCATCGTCGACCGCGAGCGCGAGCGCATGGCCTTCGTCTCCGCCGACTACTGGGACATCGCAGCCACCCTCGACGCCGGCGCCGAGGCCTCCCCGCGCACCTTCGCGTCGCGGCTGGTCAGCGTCGACGGGCAGCGCGTGGCGGTCGGCCGCGACTTCGGCTCCGACGGGGCGCTGCGCAAGGCCGACGGGGTCGTCGTCCTCGACGAGGCGCGGGCCCGGGCGCTGGCCGCCGGCCTGGACAAGGCCATGCTGAGCGTCGCCTCGGTGGAGGAGAAGCCCTACACGCGGCGCCCGTATGCCCCGTTCATGACGTCGACGCTGCAGCAGGAGGCCGGGCGCAAACTGCGCTTCACCTCCGACCGCACCATGCGGATCGCCCAGCGGCTGTACGAGAACGGCTACATCACCTACATGCGTACCGACTCGACGACGCTGAGCGAGTCGGCGATCACCGCGGCGCGCAGCCAGGCCCGCGAACTGTACGGCGACAGCTACGTGCACCCGTCGCCGCGCCAGTACAACCGCAAGGTCAAGAACGCGCAGGAGGCGCACGAGGCGATCCGCCCGGCCGGCGACACCTTCCGCACCCCCGGTCAGGTCGCCTCGGCGCTCAACGCCGACGAGTTCAAGCTTTACGAACTGATCTGGCAGCGCACCGTCGCCTCGCAGATGGCCGACGCCAAGGGCACGACGATGAGCGTCCGGATCACCGGCACCGCCACCGGCGGCGAGCAGGTCGCGTTCTCCTCGTCGGGTCGGACCATCACGTTCCCCGGCTTCCTCTCCGCCTACGTGGAGACCGTCGACGAGCAGGTCGGCGGGCAGGCCGACGACGAGGAGCGGCGCCTGCCGCACCTGACCGAGGGCCAGACCCTGACCGCCGCCGAGCTGTCCGCCGACGGCCACTCCACGAATCCGCCGGCGCGCTACACCGAGGCGTCGCTGGTGAAGGTGTTGGAAGACTTGGGGATTGGCCGTCCGTCGACGTATGCGTCGATCATCGGCACGATCCAGGACCGCGGCTACGTGGTCAAGAAGGGCAGCGCGCTCGTGCCCTCCTGGGTGGCCTTCGCGGTCGTCGGGCTGCTCGAGGGCTACTTCGAGAGCCTCGTCGACTACGACTTCACCGCCTCCCTCGAGGACGACCTCGACCAGATCGCGGCCGGCGAGGCGAACCGGACCCAGTGGCTGACCGAGTTCTACTTCGGCGATGACGGCCAGACCGACGGATCCAAGGGCGATGTCGCCCATGCCGGCGGGCTGAAGAAGCTCGTCGGGGTGAATCTGGAGGAGATCGACGCCCGCACGGTGAACTCGATCCACCTCTTCGACGACTCCGCCGGGCGCCCGGTCTACGTGCGCGTCGGGCGGTTCGGGCCCTACCTGGAGCGCACCGTCTCCGAGACCGGCGCCGCCGAACCGGAACTGCAGCGCGCGAACCTGCCCGCAGACATGACCCCCGACGAGTTGACCCTCGAGGTGGCCGAGAAGCTGTTCGCCACCCCGCAAGAGGGCCGCACCCTCGGCGTCGACCCGGCCACCGGCCACGAGATCGTCGTCAAGGAGGGCCGGTTCGGGCCCTACGTCACCGAGGTCCTGCCCGAGGAGGACGAAGGCGACGACGGGCAGACCCCCGCGCTCACCGTCCCGGCCGGGCCGACCCCGCTCGATGGCGGCGAGGCCCCGATCCCGCTCGACGGCGGGGAGGCGCCGATCCCGCTGGACGAGGCTGGTTCCACGAAGACCGCCACCAAGCCGGCGAAGAAGACCGCGGCCAAGAAGGCAGCGGCGAAGAAGGCCGGCCCCAAGCCGCGCACCGGATCGCTGTTCAAGACCATGGACATCGCGACGGTGACGCTGGAGGACGCGCTGCGCCTGCTGTCGCTGCCGCGCGTCGTCGGCGTCGATCCGGCCACCAACGAGGAGATCACCGCCCAGAACGGCCGGTACGGACCCTACCTGAAGAAGGGGGCCGACTCGCGGTCCCTGGCCACCGAGGACCAGCTGTTCGAGATCACCCTCGACGAGGCGCTGAAGATCTACGCCGAGCCCAAGCGGCGCGGCCGGGCCGCGGCGGCACCGCCGTTGCGCGAGTTGGGCGCGGACTCGGTGAGCGAGAAGCCGATGGTCATCAAGGACGGCCGCTTCGGCCCCTACGTGACCGACGGCGAGACCAACGCGAGCCTGCGCAAGGGTGACGAGGTCGCGACGATCACCCCGGAGCGGGCGATGGAGCTCCTCGCCGACCGCCGTGCGCGCGGGCCGGCCAAGAAGACGGCAAAGAAGGCCGCCAAGAAGGCGCCGGCGAAGAAGGCGGCCAAGAAGACGGCTGCGAAGAAGGCGCCGGCGAAGAAGGCTGCTGCTAAGAAGTCGACCGCCAAGCCGACTGACGGACAGTAG
- a CDS encoding adenylate/guanylate cyclase domain-containing protein: MVERRSRWSRAVHTARWLAGTPWPILALDLLRANMIGAIFTFAFLRFGIPADHALTFGDASVRNQIVFAVYLIVAAVVGGLLSIRMSMPVLIWHRRRSRPDNGFARRRALALPRMLTAANIGLWVIGGALLTVMTGLTSGKTAIVVALGSCIGALVTAALSYMQSEKVLRPITVAAMANDPDASHAPSVSTRIMLFWVIVVVLPQFVIIGLALAVPLGIAEPRTVIRPILWMGFAAVAFGILAVYRLVSAITDPIKQLRRAMSEVRNGNLNASVRIYDGSDVGLLQAGFNGMVADLRERNQLRNLFGRYVGEDVARRAIETGTELGGEDRYVGVLFVDIVGSTRLAVQYAPREVVEQLNEFFRVVVDVVGRHGGFVNKFQGDAALAIFGAPLELDNFAGRALAAARELRIELESALGDTDFGIGVSAGRAVAGHIGSEQRLEYTVIGDPVNEAARLTELAKDEPTRVLGSARAVFLGDDEEAEHWEIGEGVELRGRGIETLLARPKIGPIAEFADATTEIGFTDDDEVAEADA, encoded by the coding sequence ATGGTCGAAAGACGATCACGATGGTCGCGAGCCGTGCACACCGCACGATGGCTCGCGGGTACCCCGTGGCCGATCCTCGCCCTCGATCTCTTGCGCGCCAACATGATCGGCGCGATCTTCACCTTCGCCTTCCTGCGCTTCGGCATCCCCGCCGACCACGCGCTGACGTTCGGCGACGCCTCGGTGCGCAACCAGATCGTTTTCGCCGTCTATTTGATCGTGGCCGCCGTCGTCGGTGGACTGCTCAGTATCCGGATGTCCATGCCGGTACTCATCTGGCACCGCCGGCGCAGCCGACCCGACAACGGCTTCGCCCGACGCCGCGCACTCGCCCTGCCGCGGATGCTCACCGCCGCCAACATCGGCCTGTGGGTGATCGGCGGAGCACTGCTCACCGTGATGACCGGACTCACCTCGGGTAAGACGGCCATCGTCGTCGCCCTCGGCAGCTGCATCGGCGCCCTGGTCACCGCCGCGCTGAGCTACATGCAGTCGGAGAAGGTGCTGCGCCCGATCACCGTCGCGGCGATGGCCAACGACCCCGACGCCTCCCACGCGCCGAGCGTGTCGACGCGGATCATGCTGTTCTGGGTCATCGTCGTGGTACTGCCCCAGTTCGTCATCATCGGTCTCGCCCTGGCCGTGCCGCTCGGCATCGCCGAGCCCCGAACGGTGATCCGGCCCATCCTGTGGATGGGGTTCGCCGCGGTGGCGTTCGGCATCCTGGCGGTCTACCGACTCGTCAGTGCGATCACCGATCCCATCAAGCAGCTCCGTCGCGCGATGAGCGAGGTCCGCAACGGCAACCTCAACGCCTCGGTGCGCATTTACGACGGCAGTGACGTCGGCCTGCTGCAGGCCGGCTTCAACGGCATGGTCGCCGACCTGCGCGAGCGGAACCAGCTGCGCAACCTCTTCGGCCGTTACGTCGGCGAGGACGTCGCCCGCCGCGCCATCGAGACCGGGACTGAACTCGGCGGCGAAGACCGCTACGTCGGCGTCCTCTTCGTCGACATCGTCGGCTCGACGCGTTTGGCCGTGCAATACGCGCCCCGCGAGGTCGTCGAACAGCTCAACGAGTTCTTCCGCGTCGTCGTCGACGTCGTCGGCCGCCACGGCGGATTCGTCAACAAGTTCCAGGGCGATGCCGCCCTGGCGATCTTCGGGGCGCCCCTCGAGCTGGACAACTTCGCCGGCCGCGCCCTGGCCGCCGCGCGGGAACTGCGCATCGAACTCGAAAGCGCCCTCGGCGACACCGATTTCGGTATCGGCGTCTCCGCCGGGCGCGCCGTGGCCGGCCATATCGGCTCCGAGCAGCGCTTGGAGTACACGGTCATCGGCGACCCGGTGAACGAGGCCGCCCGGCTGACCGAATTGGCCAAGGACGAGCCCACCCGGGTCCTCGGCTCGGCCCGCGCCGTCTTCCTCGGCGACGACGAGGAGGCCGAGCACTGGGAGATCGGCGAGGGCGTCGAACTGCGCGGCCGCGGTATCGAGACGCTGTTGGCCCGCCCGAAGATCGGGCCGATCGCCGAGTTCGCCGACGCGACCACCGAGATCGGCTTCACCGATGACGACGAGGTCGCCGAGGCCGACGCCTGA
- a CDS encoding DNA polymerase III subunit delta', with the protein MAGVFDRLVGQHGVVEELRAAALGALATARRLDERAAGAVSMFGESAGQDDDSGAAERAVMTHSWLFTGPPGSGRSVAATCFAAALQCHSESDLGCGECRACVTVMNHTHADVRHVVPQGLSLGVGEIRELVQTATRLPATGRWRIVVVEDADRLTEAAANALLKVVEEPPARTVFLLCAPSVDPEDISVTLKSRCRHVGLAIAPAADIERVLVERDGIDPANAAWAASVCGGHIGRAKRLAADQGARDQRLAALGLARAATVPARAYAAAEELVRTAEAAAKAISEQLDEAETEDLKTAFGAGGTGKGTARATRGSAGALKELEKRQKSRATRTARDVLDLALMDLAGLFRDALVVSAGASVTAMHPDQVELVEKMAGYASGSQLLACMDAVLECREVLDFNVKPKFAVDAMVAKIGQSLTK; encoded by the coding sequence GTGGCAGGGGTATTCGATCGGCTGGTCGGGCAGCACGGCGTCGTCGAGGAATTGCGGGCGGCGGCGCTCGGGGCGTTGGCGACGGCCCGGCGCCTGGACGAACGGGCTGCCGGGGCAGTGTCCATGTTCGGTGAATCCGCTGGTCAGGATGATGATTCAGGGGCCGCCGAGCGTGCCGTCATGACGCATTCGTGGCTGTTCACTGGGCCGCCCGGATCCGGTCGATCGGTGGCCGCGACCTGTTTCGCGGCGGCCTTGCAGTGCCATTCCGAGTCTGACCTGGGCTGTGGCGAATGTCGCGCCTGTGTGACTGTGATGAATCACACCCACGCCGACGTGCGCCACGTCGTGCCACAGGGACTCAGCCTCGGCGTGGGCGAAATCCGCGAACTCGTGCAAACGGCCACCCGGCTCCCGGCGACCGGGCGGTGGCGGATCGTCGTCGTCGAAGACGCCGACCGGTTGACCGAGGCGGCGGCGAATGCCTTGCTGAAGGTTGTCGAGGAGCCGCCCGCGCGCACGGTTTTCCTGCTGTGTGCGCCGTCGGTCGATCCCGAGGACATCTCGGTGACGCTGAAGTCGCGGTGCCGGCATGTGGGGCTGGCGATCGCCCCCGCGGCCGACATCGAGCGGGTGTTGGTGGAGCGCGACGGGATCGATCCGGCGAACGCGGCCTGGGCGGCCTCGGTGTGCGGCGGCCACATCGGCCGGGCCAAGCGGCTCGCCGCCGATCAGGGGGCGCGCGATCAACGCCTCGCCGCCCTCGGGCTCGCGCGGGCGGCGACCGTCCCGGCACGGGCGTATGCGGCGGCCGAAGAGTTGGTCCGGACCGCCGAGGCGGCGGCCAAGGCGATCAGCGAGCAGCTCGACGAGGCCGAGACCGAGGATCTGAAGACCGCCTTCGGTGCCGGTGGGACCGGCAAGGGCACCGCCCGGGCGACGCGGGGCAGTGCCGGCGCGTTGAAGGAGCTGGAGAAGCGGCAGAAGTCCCGGGCCACGCGGACCGCCCGCGATGTGTTGGATCTGGCGCTGATGGACCTGGCCGGCCTGTTCCGTGACGCCCTGGTGGTCTCGGCGGGGGCAAGCGTGACCGCCATGCATCCCGATCAGGTCGAACTCGTGGAAAAGATGGCCGGCTATGCGTCGGGCAGCCAATTGCTCGCGTGCATGGATGCGGTGCTGGAGTGTCGGGAAGTGCTCGATTTCAACGTGAAGCCGAAGTTCGCCGTCGACGCGATGGTCGCCAAGATCGGCCAGTCCCTCACGAAATAG
- a CDS encoding SDR family oxidoreductase produces MQIAGRTAIVTGGGAGIGAAIARALVDAGARVVVTDVDAVAVERVADALSARVPGSAVALAGDASSVDHIDAAVALAQDRFGPVAFYFANAGIAGAPGLAATDDEWATALDVNLLAHIRAARRLVPEWVERGEGYFVSTASAAGLLTQLGSATYSVTKHAVVGFAEWLNVTYADQGVRVSCLCPMGVDTKLLRPGDIDDDPQAQLMQRAVESAGEVLTPERVAADVLDAVEDERFLILPHPEVLDMYRQKGSDYDRWLRGMRRVQQGLAAATGTA; encoded by the coding sequence ATGCAGATTGCGGGACGAACGGCGATCGTGACCGGAGGCGGTGCCGGTATCGGCGCGGCCATCGCTCGGGCGCTGGTGGATGCGGGCGCGCGGGTCGTCGTCACCGACGTCGACGCGGTTGCGGTCGAGCGGGTCGCCGATGCGCTCTCCGCGCGGGTCCCGGGCTCCGCGGTCGCCCTGGCCGGTGACGCCTCCTCGGTCGACCACATCGACGCGGCGGTGGCGCTGGCGCAGGACCGCTTCGGTCCGGTGGCGTTCTACTTCGCCAACGCGGGCATCGCGGGCGCCCCCGGTCTCGCGGCGACCGACGACGAGTGGGCCACCGCCCTGGACGTGAACCTGTTGGCGCACATCCGGGCCGCCCGGCGACTGGTGCCCGAGTGGGTCGAGCGCGGCGAGGGCTACTTCGTCTCCACCGCGTCGGCCGCCGGGCTGCTCACCCAACTCGGGTCGGCGACCTACTCGGTCACCAAGCACGCCGTCGTGGGCTTCGCCGAATGGCTCAACGTGACTTACGCCGACCAGGGGGTGCGGGTGAGCTGCCTGTGCCCGATGGGCGTGGACACCAAGCTGCTGCGCCCGGGCGACATCGATGACGACCCGCAGGCGCAGCTGATGCAGCGCGCGGTGGAGTCGGCGGGCGAGGTGCTGACCCCCGAGCGGGTCGCCGCCGACGTCCTGGATGCCGTCGAGGACGAGCGGTTCCTCATCCTCCCGCACCCGGAAGTGCTCGACATGTACCGGCAGAAGGGCAGCGACTACGACCGCTGGTTGCGCGGGATGCGCCGCGTCCAGCAGGGCCTCGCCGCCGCCACCGGCACCGCCTGA
- a CDS encoding acyl-CoA dehydrogenase family protein — MTDSLFEPSERAEQYRRRLLDFMEARVYPNEAVYDQQMRESANPHATPQILLDLKAEAKAAGLWNLFHPHPEWGPGLTNLEYAHLAEIMGRVVWASEVFNCNAPDTGNMEVLTLFGTDEHKDKYLKPLLDGKIASAFAMTEPAVASSDATNIELRMERDGDEYVLNGRKWFASNAVRPDCAVLIVMGKTDPSAPTHRQQSMMVVPVDAPGLTVVRNLPVFGYVDRESHGELVFENVRVPAKDVLKGEGEGFAIAQARLGPGRIHHCMRTIGMAERALELLCERASRRETFGAPLADRANIQDWIAESRIDIEMTRLLTLKAAYMMDTVGNKAAATEIAAIKVAAPNVALKIIDRAIQVHGGGGVTDDFPLAMAYAHIRTLRLADGPDEVHKRAIARRELRRYRDAAPETVAGVSDDALSARY; from the coding sequence ATGACCGACTCACTCTTCGAGCCCTCGGAGCGCGCCGAGCAGTACCGGCGCCGGCTGCTGGACTTCATGGAAGCCCGGGTCTACCCGAACGAGGCCGTCTACGACCAGCAGATGCGCGAGTCGGCCAATCCGCATGCGACGCCGCAGATCCTGCTCGACCTCAAAGCCGAGGCCAAGGCGGCCGGGCTGTGGAACCTCTTCCATCCCCATCCGGAATGGGGGCCGGGCCTGACCAACCTCGAGTACGCCCACCTGGCCGAGATCATGGGCCGCGTCGTGTGGGCGTCGGAGGTCTTCAACTGCAACGCCCCCGACACCGGGAACATGGAGGTGCTGACGCTGTTCGGCACCGACGAGCACAAGGATAAGTACCTCAAGCCGCTCCTCGACGGCAAGATCGCGTCGGCCTTCGCGATGACCGAGCCGGCGGTGGCCAGCTCGGATGCGACCAACATCGAACTACGAATGGAGCGCGACGGCGACGAGTATGTCCTCAACGGCCGGAAGTGGTTCGCCTCCAACGCCGTTCGGCCCGACTGCGCCGTACTCATCGTGATGGGCAAGACCGATCCGAGTGCGCCCACGCACCGCCAGCAGTCGATGATGGTGGTCCCGGTCGACGCGCCGGGACTGACCGTCGTGCGGAACCTGCCGGTCTTCGGCTACGTGGACCGGGAGAGCCACGGCGAGCTGGTCTTCGAGAACGTGCGCGTTCCGGCGAAGGATGTGTTGAAGGGAGAGGGCGAGGGATTCGCCATCGCGCAGGCGCGCCTGGGGCCCGGCCGCATCCACCACTGCATGCGCACCATCGGGATGGCCGAGCGGGCACTGGAGTTGTTGTGCGAGCGGGCCTCTCGTCGGGAGACCTTCGGTGCACCACTGGCCGACCGCGCCAACATCCAGGACTGGATCGCCGAATCGCGGATCGACATCGAGATGACCCGGCTGCTGACCTTGAAGGCCGCGTACATGATGGACACGGTCGGCAACAAGGCTGCCGCCACCGAGATCGCCGCGATTAAGGTGGCCGCGCCCAACGTCGCACTGAAGATCATCGACCGGGCGATCCAGGTGCACGGCGGCGGCGGCGTGACCGACGACTTCCCATTGGCCATGGCCTACGCCCACATCCGGACGCTGCGGTTGGCCGACGGCCCCGACGAGGTGCACAAGCGGGCGATCGCGCGCCGGGAGTTGCGGCGCTACCGGGACGCGGCGCCGGAGACGGTTGCGGGCGTATCCGACGACGCGCTCAGTGCGCGGTACTGA
- a CDS encoding phosphotransferase family protein → MSDGDAGQLEIPETDPAALLGWLAGVGIEPAGELSARRVGSGQSNLTYLLSDDDGGAWVLRRPPLGHLLASAHDVAREARILSALAGTGVPVPEVYGVCADESVSPVPFVVMECIDATVLDNLPAAQAMTPSARSALGSSMIDTLAQIHAVDLEEVGLADLASHKPYAQRQLRRWSAQWEKSKTREIPALDEVTARLAGGIPEQRELRLVHGDFHIRNVMVDPAAGQVRAVLDWELSTLGDPLADIGSTLAYWPAAGDPPLSAAPVELLDGFPDRDRLAADYIERTGRDARALRYWHALGLWKVAIIAEGVLRRAQDNPKNRAGTGVPTPEVIDVLVAKAAQVADSAGL, encoded by the coding sequence ATGAGTGACGGCGATGCGGGACAGTTGGAGATCCCCGAGACCGACCCGGCCGCCCTGCTCGGGTGGCTCGCCGGTGTCGGCATCGAGCCAGCCGGCGAGCTGAGCGCCCGCCGGGTGGGAAGCGGGCAGTCCAACCTCACCTACCTGCTCAGCGACGACGACGGCGGGGCCTGGGTGCTGCGCCGCCCACCGCTGGGCCATCTGCTGGCGTCGGCGCACGACGTGGCCCGCGAGGCCCGGATCCTCTCGGCGCTGGCCGGCACCGGCGTCCCGGTCCCCGAGGTGTACGGGGTGTGTGCCGACGAGTCGGTCAGTCCCGTGCCCTTCGTGGTGATGGAATGCATCGACGCGACGGTGCTGGACAACCTGCCCGCCGCGCAGGCCATGACGCCCTCGGCGCGCTCCGCCCTGGGCTCGTCGATGATCGACACCCTCGCGCAGATCCACGCGGTCGACCTCGAGGAGGTCGGCCTCGCCGATCTGGCCAGCCACAAGCCGTACGCGCAGCGCCAGCTGCGCCGCTGGAGCGCACAGTGGGAGAAGTCGAAGACCCGCGAGATCCCCGCGCTGGACGAGGTGACCGCCCGCCTGGCCGGCGGGATCCCGGAACAGCGCGAACTCCGGCTGGTCCACGGCGACTTCCACATCCGCAACGTGATGGTCGACCCGGCGGCGGGACAGGTGCGCGCCGTGCTGGATTGGGAGCTGTCCACCCTGGGCGATCCGCTGGCCGACATCGGCAGCACCCTGGCCTACTGGCCGGCCGCCGGGGACCCGCCGCTCTCGGCGGCGCCGGTGGAATTGCTCGACGGATTCCCCGACCGCGACCGCCTGGCCGCCGACTACATCGAGCGGACCGGGCGGGATGCCCGGGCGCTGCGCTACTGGCACGCACTCGGTCTGTGGAAGGTCGCGATCATCGCCGAAGGCGTGCTGCGGCGCGCCCAAGACAACCCGAAGAACCGGGCCGGGACCGGTGTGCCCACCCCCGAGGTCATCGACGTCCTGGTGGCCAAGGCGGCACAGGTCGCCGATTCGGCCGGGCTGTGA
- a CDS encoding TetR/AcrR family transcriptional regulator, with product MDKAQTPGKKALTPRGERTRAALVDAARTVFERDGFSDSRLTDITAEANCSTGTFYTYFQSKEEILDAVFEKAHEDMLHPGLPHVASDDDPVAVLEAANRAYFEAYKRNAKLRLVLEQVSGLSPEFRDRRRKRGEVFSERNARQIERLQSRGLADPDIDPDRAARALSGMVSRMAYNAFALGDETEMDELVETATRLWANAIKLTGPRP from the coding sequence ATGGACAAGGCGCAGACCCCGGGCAAGAAGGCGCTGACCCCGCGCGGCGAGCGGACCCGTGCGGCCCTCGTCGACGCGGCGCGCACGGTCTTCGAGCGCGACGGATTCTCCGACTCCCGGCTGACCGACATCACCGCGGAGGCGAACTGCTCGACGGGAACTTTCTACACCTACTTCCAGAGCAAGGAAGAGATCCTCGACGCGGTATTCGAGAAGGCCCACGAGGACATGCTGCATCCGGGACTGCCGCACGTCGCCTCCGACGACGACCCGGTGGCAGTGCTCGAAGCGGCCAACCGGGCCTACTTCGAGGCCTACAAGCGCAACGCCAAACTGCGTCTGGTCCTGGAACAGGTCTCCGGGTTGAGCCCCGAGTTCCGGGACCGGCGGCGCAAGCGCGGCGAGGTGTTCTCCGAGCGGAATGCCCGCCAGATCGAGCGGTTGCAGTCGCGGGGCTTGGCCGACCCGGACATCGACCCGGACCGGGCGGCGCGGGCGCTGTCGGGCATGGTCTCCCGGATGGCCTACAACGCGTTCGCGCTCGGCGACGAGACGGAGATGGACGAACTGGTCGAGACCGCCACCCGGTTGTGGGCCAACGCCATCAAGCTGACCGGCCCGCGGCCGTGA